Genomic DNA from Streptomyces diastaticus subsp. diastaticus:
GTCCCGGCACCGGGTACGGCCGATCCGGCCGTACCGCCCTTCACCGGGGACGACCTGCTCCGGGCCACCGACCACCTGCCCGTGCTGGCCGCCCTGCGGGTGCCGGGCGCCCGGAGCTGAGCGAGGGCCACGGCCCTTGGGGCCACGCGTTTCCCCACCATGGGCCTCGGGGCCGCAGGCCCTCCCGGACCGGGTGTCGCGGACCTGGGGTCCTCAGACCACGGCCCCGCGCCCCGGATCGTCGTCCTCGTCGCCGTCGTTCATGCGCACGACCAGGGTGGCGAAGCCGCCGAGGAAGCCGCCGACGCCGAGGGTCGTCAGCCACCAGGTCATGTCCCAGTTCAGCAGGACGGCGAGCAGGAGCAGCAGCGGGCCGCCGAGGACGGCCACCCACGCGAAGCGGGTGGTGGTGTCGGCCTCCGGCAGCGGCGGCGGCTCGGGCGGCACGAAGTGCCCCTCGTCGTCGTCCTCGGCGGCGCCCCCCTTCCTGCCCTTCCGGCCGTCCTCGCCCGCCGGGGCGTTCTCGTCGGGCAGCCGGTAGTCGCGCGGCCCGATGCCCGGCGCGAAGGAGACCGAGCCACCCAGCGGCCGCTCCGGCTCCAGGGTGTCGGTGCCGCCCGCGTCCTTGGTGGCCGTGGGGAACTCGCGATCCAGGTCGGCCATCTCCTCGACCGACTTGAACGGCCGCGCGCCCGGCGGGTCGGCAGGCTCGTCGCCGTACCCGGCGACGATCGCCTCCCAGGCGGCCTGCTCGTCCAGCGGGGCCTTCTTCTGCTCCTCGGGCTCGCAGTTCTCCTCGCGGCCCGCGCCCTGTTCAGCCACTGACGGCCTCCCCTTCCGGCCTGCTGTCCGCCCCGCCCGCCCCGGTGCGGGCGATGAAGGCGGCGCTCTCCTCGAAGACGCGCGGTGCGTCATGGTCCAGTGTCGCCACGTGGAAGCTGTTCTCCAGCAGGACCTCCGTCACGTCCGTCGAGGAGACCCGGCCCAGCACCCGCGCAGAGTCGGCGGGCGGCACCACGTGGTCCCGCGGGCTGCGCAGGAGCAGCAGCGGCTGGGTGACCTGCGGCAGTTCGGCGTCGACCAGCCGGAAGAAGTTCCGCAGGGAGTGGGCGGCGTGCAGCGGCACCCGGTGGTAGCCGACCTCCTCGGCGCCCTCCAGGGCGATGTCGGAGACCAGGCCCTTGGTGGTGCGGACCAGGTGGCGGGCGGCGGGCAGCGCGTAGGCGCTCAGCCCGTGCACCTTGTTGGCCGGGTTGACGACGACCACGCCGCGCACGGCGTCCCCGTGCCGGGCGGCCAGCCGCAGGGCCAGCGCGCCGCCCATCGAGAGCCCGGCGACGTGCACGTGCTCGCAGCGGGCGAGCAGCTCACCGAGGGCCCGGTCGACCTCCGCGTACCAGTCCTGCCAGCCGGTGGGCTGGAGGTCCTCCCAGCGCGTGCCGTGACCGGGGAGGAGCGGCAGGGAGACGGTGTGGCCGCGGGCGGCGAGGTCCTCGGCCCAGGGGCGCATCGACTGGGGTGTTCCGGTGAAGCCGTGGCAGAGGAGGACACCCGTGGCCCCGCCGTCGTGGCGGTACGGTTCGGCTCCAGGCAGGACCGGCACCTTCGGTCTCCGTTCGTGAGGCGCGGACGGGGGCAGACGGCTCCGGAGGGGGCGTGGAGGCCGCCGCCGGTGCGGGCTGGTGTGGTGTTCACCGTACGCGACCGGGTCTGCACCGACCAGGTTCCGTCGCGTCCCGCGGCCGCCGCCGGCCGCCCGCCGCCGAGGCGGGCCGCGCGCCCGTCGCGGGATAAGGTCTCTGGCGACATACCCGGCAGGAGGAAGACCCTTGATCTACGGAGCCATGAAGGTCGTCATCGGAGGGCCGCTGAAGGTCGCCTTCCGGCCGTGGGTGGAGGGCATCGAGAACATCCCCGCCGACGGCCCCGCGATCCTCGCCAGCAACCACCTGTCGTTCTCCGACTCCTTCTTCCTGCCCACGATGCTCGACCGGAAGGTCACCTTCATCGCCAAGGCGGAGTACTTCACCACGCCGGGGGTGAAGGGCCGGATGACCGCCGCGTTCTTCAAGGGCGTCGGCCAGCTCCCCGTCGACCGCTCCGGCGGCCGGGGCGCGGGCGAGGCGGCGATCCGCAGCGGCATCGAGGTGCTGGAGCGCGGCGAGCTGTTCGGCATCTACCCGGAGGGCACCCGCTCCCCGGACGGCCGGCTCTACCGCGGCAAGCCCGGCGGCCTCGCCCGGGTGGCGCTGGCCACCGGCGCCCCGGTCATCCCCGTCGCGATGATCGACACCGAGAAGATCCAGCCTCCCGGCCAGGTCCGCCCCAAGCTGCTGCGCCCCGGCATCCGCATCGGCGAGCCGCTGGACTTCCGCCGCTACGAGGGCATGGACCACGACCGTTTCGTGCTGCGCGCGGTGACCGACGAGGTCATGTACGAGATCATGAAGCTCTCCGGCCAGGAGTACGTCGACGTCTACGCCACGGTCGCCAAGCGGCAGCTGGCCGAGGACGCCAAGAAGCGGGCCGAGGAGGAGAAGGCCATCGCCAAGGCGGAGAAGGCCGCCGCCAAGGCCGGGGCCGCCCGCGAGCAGGACGACGCCGGACGGGCCGCCTGAGAGGCGCTCGGCGCCCGCACCCCGCTTCCGGTTACTTTGGTCGGCGGCACAGGCCGCCGGTCCGGGCGGCCGGGGACACGGGGGCACGGAGATGAGACGTGAGGCGGCCGCGATGAGCATGTCGGTGGAGCAGCCGCTGTGGCGCGCGCTCACCGCCTACCGCGCCCTGACCGCGGTCTACGCGGTCGCCATCGCCGTCGTCGCCCGCGACTCCTACGAACGCCCCCAGGTCGCCTTCGGCTACCTGGCGGTCCTCCTGGTGTGGACCCTCGCGACGCTGCCCCGCTTCACCGGCGCCGCCCGCTGCACCCGCCCCTTCCTCGCCGTGGACGTGGGCCTCGCGCTGGCCGGCATCCTGCTCACCCCGCTCGCCGACGGCGCCGGTCGGCACGCCGCGGACGGGCCGACGCTGCCGTCCATCTGGACCGCCGGCGCCGTCCTCGCCTGCGCGCTGAAGGGCGGCTGGCGCTGGGCCGCCGCCGCCTCCGCCCTGGTCGGCGCAGCCAACCTCGCCCAGCGCGGCGAGGCCAGCCCCAACACCCTCCACAACGTGCTGCTGGTCTGGGTCGCCGCCATCGCCATCGGCTACGTCGTCGAGGTGGCCCGCGCCTCCGAGCGCACCCTCGCCCGCGCCCTGGAGATCCAGGCCGCCACCCGGGAGCGTGAACGCCTCGCCCGCGACATCCACGACGGGGTCCTCCAGGTCCTCGCCATGGTCCAGCGCCGGGGCACCGCCGTCGGCGGCGAGGCGGCGGAACTCGGCCGCCTCGCCGGTGAGCAGGAGGCCGCGCTGCGCCGCCTCATCACCCAGGGGCCCGTCCCCGAGCCGCGCCCCGCCGAGCCGAGCGGGAGCGCCGCACCGCGGGACGACGAGCGGCCCCAGGACCTGATGGCGCTGCTCGGCCGCTACGCCGACGCCCGCGTCACCCTCTCCGGGCCGGGCACCCCGGTGGAGCTGGCCCCGCACGCGGCCCGGGAGACGGCCGCCGCCGTCGGCGCCGCCCTGGACAACGTCCGCACCCACGCCGGCCCCGGAGCCCGCGCCTGGGTCCTGGTGGAGGACGAGCCGGACCGGGTGCTGGTCTCCGTACGCGACGAGGGGCCCGGCATTGCCGAGGGCCGGCTCACGGAGGCCGCCGAGGAGGGCCGGCTCGGGGTGGCCCAGTCCATCCGGGGGCGCCTGCGGGACCTGGGCGGCACCGCCGAACTGGTCTCGGTGCCGGGACAGGGCACCGAGGTGGAGCTGACCGTACCGAAGCAGGACGAGGACGGCCGGGAGGCGGCGACGGGCCGCCGGGACCCGGCCCAGGCGGGGGAGGGGACGCAGTGACGACCGAGGAGCGGCCGCCCGGGGGCGGCGCCGGAGAGCCGGTGCGGGTCATGGTGGTGGACGACCACCCCATGTGGCGCGACGCCGTCGCCCGGGACCTCGCCGAGGCCGGGTTCGCGGTGGTGGCGACCGCCGGGGACGGGCCGCAGGCGGTCCGCCGGGCCCGCGCCACCCGGCCCGACGTGCTGGTCCTCGACCTGAACCTGCCGGGGCTGCCCGGCGCCCGGGTCTGCCAGGAGGTCGCGGGCGAGGACGGGCCGCGGGTGCTGGTCCTCTCCGCCAGCGGCGAGCACGCCGACGTCCTGGAGGCGGTCAAGGCCGGGGCCACCGGCTACCTGGTGAAGTCCGCCGGGACCGAGGAGCTGATCGACGCCGTCCACCGCACCGCCCGCGGTGACGCCGTCTTCACGCCCGGCCTGGCCGGACTGGTCCTCGGCGAGTACCGCCGGCTCGCCGCCGGACCCGAGCCCACCCGCGGCAAGCCCGACGCGCCCCGGCTGACCGCCCGCGAGACGGAGGTGCTGCGACTGGTCGCCAAGGGGCTGAGCTACAAGCAGATCGCCGAGCGGCTCGTCATCTCGCACCGCACCGTCCAGAACCACGTGCAGAACACCCTCGGCAAACTCCAGCTCCACAACCGCGTCGAACTCGTCCGGTACGCCATCGAGGCCGGACTCGACGACGAGGGCGACGGCGAGGGGCGCCCGGGCACCGGCCGCTGAGCCGGTGCGGGCCGCGCCCCGCCGCCGTAGCCTCGTTCCCGGGACGACCCGACGAGCCGGGGAGACGGCGTGGAGATTCTGGCCTTCGGTGTGCAGGACGACGAGCGGCCGCTGATCGAGCGGGCCTTCGCGGGCGAGCACGAGGTGCGCTGCGTCGACGTCTTCCTCAACGGCGACACCGCCGCCATCGCCCGCGGCTACGAGGCCGTCTCCACCAGCGTCAACGCCGACCTGGGCGGACCCGTGCTCCAGACCCTGGCGGCCGGCGGCACCCAGTTCGTCGCGCAGCGCTCCACCGGCTTCAACAACATCGACCTCGACGTCGCCGAGCGGCTCGCCCTGACCGTCGCCCGGGTCTCCTCCTACTCGCCGTACTCCGTCGCCGAGTTCGCCTGGACCCTCGCCATGGCCGTCAACCGCCGCGTCGTACGGGCCGCCAACCGCACCCGTGACTTCGATTTCCGGCTGGAGGGGCTGATGGGCCGCGACCTGCGCGGCCGCACCGTCGGGGTGATCGGCACCGGCCGCATCGGCGAGGCGTTCACCCGGATCGCCCACGGCTTCGGGATGAACCTGCTGGGCTGGGACCTGGCGGAGAACCCGGTCTGCGCGGGCCTCGGTATGCGCTACGTCGAGCGCGAGGAACTCTTCCGCGAGGCCGACGTGGTCAGCCTGCACGTCCCGCTGCTGCCCTCCACCGAACACCTGGTGGACGCCCGCGCCCTCGGTCTGATGAAGGACGACGCGATCCTCGTCAACTCCAGCCGCGGCGGCCTCGTCGACACCCGCGCCCTGGTCGACGTGCTCCGCGCGGGCCGCCTGCTCGGCGTCGGCCTCGACGTCTACGAGGCCGAGGCCGGCCTGTTCTTCTACGACAAGTCCCTCGACGTGGTCACCGACGACGTGCTGGCCCGCCTCATGACCTTCCCCAACGTGGTCGTCACCTCCCACCAGGCGTACTACACCGAGGACGCCGTCACCGAGATCGTCGACACCACCGTCCGCAACGTCCGCGACTACGTCGCCGGACGCCACAGCGAGAACGTCCTCGTCCCGGCCCGTCCCCCGCGCTGACCCGGTGCCGGGGCCCCGCCGGCGGCGCGGCCCCGGCACCGGACGCCTCAGCCGACCTCCGCCGGCACTCCCGCCAGCAGCTCGGCCACCAGCGCGGGGCCGCGCAGCGACAGCACCGACTCCGGGTGGAACTGCACGGAGGCGAACCCCGGCCCACGCAGCGCGTGCACCTCCCCGGCCGCGTCCCGGCTCACCTCGACGCCGTGGGCCGCCAGCTCCGCGGCCGCCTCGTCGTCGCAGGAAGCCACGTAACTGTTGTAGAAACCGACCGTCTCCGGCCGCCCGAAGAGGTCGATCCGCACCTGCGCCCCCTGGTGGGGCACCCGCTTGCGGACCAGCGGCAGCCCCAGCTCCGCCGCGATCAGCTCATGCCCCAGGCACACCCCCAGCACCCCCCGCCCCCCGTGCCGGCCGTCCAGCACCTCCCGGGTCACCTCGCGCAGCAGCCGCATCCGCGGATCGGCCGGGTCCGACGGGTCACCGGGTCCCGGTCCCAGCACCACCGTCCCCCGGTGCGCCGCCACCGCCGCCCGCAGCCCCGGCTCGTCGAACCGGCGCACCGCCACCCGGTGCCCCGCCGCCCGCAGCACATGGGCCAGCATCGAGGTGAAGGTGTCCTCGGCGTCCACCACCAGTGCGTCCCCGGCCACCGCCGCCGCGGGCTCGCGCATCCGCAGCCAGAACGGGGAGAGCCGCTCCCGCCGGGCGTCCAGCGCCGCCCGCACCCGGATGTCGTCGGCGAACCGCACCGGTGCCGCCCCACCCGCCGGCCGCCCCGGCCGCACCCCGAGCGCCGCCAGCACCCCCGCCGCCTTGGCGTGCGTCTCGGCGACCTCGCCCGCCGGGTCCGAGCCCCGCACCAGGGTGGCGCCGACCCGGACCCGGACCACACCGGCCGGGTCGATGTCGGCGGTGCGGATGAGGATCGGCGAGTCCAGGCACTGCGCGCCCGCCTCGTCCGTAAAGAGCAGGGCGAGGGCGCCCGCGTAGTAGCCGCGCCCGGCCGGCTCGTACCGTTCGATGACGCGGCAGGCGTTCTGCACCGGCGAGCCGGTCACCGTCGCGGCGAACATGGTCTGCCGCAGCACCTCGCGCACGTCGAGCGTGGAGCGGCCGCGCAGCTCGTACTCGGTGTGGGCCAGGTGCGCCATCTCCTTCAGGCGCGGTCCGACCACCACCCCGCCGAGGTCGCCGACGGCGCACATCATCTTCATTTCCTCGTCGACCACCATCGACAGCTCGTCGCGCTCCTTGGCGTCGGCGAGGAACTCCAGTACACCCTCGGCGGTCGGCCCGCCCGCCGGGTAGCGGTAGGTCCCGCTGATCGGGTTCATCACGACCGTGCCGCCCGTGCCGGACGCCACCCCGTCCCGCGCGCCGCCCGACATCCGCACGTGCGCCTCCGGGCTGGCGCCGACCAGGGTCCGCTCGCCGGTGTGCACCACGTACGTCCAGTAGGCGCCCCGCTCCTGGGCCAGCAGGCGGCGGAAGAGGGCCAGCGCGTCAGCGCGGGAGAAGCCCTCGATCCGGCCCTGCCAGGTGCGGCTGATGACGAAGTTGGCCCCTTCGCCCCGGCCGATCTCGTCCGTGACGACCCGGCGGACCACCTCCTCGTACCCCTCGTCGTCCAGGTCGAAGCCGCCGTCCGCGACCTCCACCCGGTGCGCGGGCAGGGCGGCCAGCGCCTCGTCCACCGGCATCCGGTGCACCGCGTCCGCGTGCAGCACCACCAGCCCCGTCCCGTCGTCCCGCACGTCGAAGTCCCGCTCGCGGATCTGCCGGAACGGCACCAGGGCGAGGGCCGGGCGCCCGTCCACGGGCAGGTCGGCGAGGCGCTCCACCTCCCGCACCGGCCCGGTCAGCACCTCCACGGTCCGCCCGTCGAGGCCGGGGGCGGAGCGCCGCAGCAGGGCGAAGGGCCCGGCGCCGGGGGCGGTGAGCCGGGCGAGGTCGTACGGCTCGGCGGGGGGCGGGGGAGCGGCGGGCGATGTCGGAGCCATGAGCGTTCCTTCCTCGCGGGGCCCGGACGGCGGGCCCCGTGCAGGGCTGAGGTGGGGAGGAACGGCCCCGGACATGCGAAAGGCCGCCCCTCGGGCGGCCTGGGAATGCGTGCTGAGCGCGTCAGTCAGTGGGCCGCCGGATGAGCGGTCCACCACCAGTTCCGGGTCTGCTGCGCGATCATGGCGGCGATCCTAGCGCACCCGGTGCGCGGCTTCCGGCGCTTTCCGCGCCGCGTGTGTCCCTCGTCCCACACTGTGGGCAGAGCGCCGGACAGCGCGGGCGGAGGCCGTACCCTGACTCTCGTGACATCGACTGTTGAGAACTCAGCTGCCCATGTGCCGTCCTGGCGATCCCTGCCTGCCGCGCAGCAGCCCGAGTATCCCGACCAGGAAGCCCTGGCGCGGGTGGTCACGGAGCTGGAGTCCTTCCCCCCGCTCGTCTTCGCGGGCGAGTGCGACCAGCTGCGGGCCCGTCTCGGCTCGGTCGCCCGGGGCGAGGCGTTCCTCCTCCAGGGCGGCGACTGCGCGGAGTCCTTCGAGGGCGTGGGCGCGGACGACATCCGCGCCAAGGTCAAGACGCTCCTCCAGATGGGCGCCGTACTGACCTATGCCGCCTCCGTCCCCGTGGTGAAGGTCGGCCGGATCGCCGGCCAGTACTCCAAGCCGCGCTCCAAGCCCACCGAGACCCGCGACGGCGTGACGCTGCCCACCTACCGGGGCGACTCCGTCAACGGCTTCGACTTCACCGAGGAGGCCCGGGTCCCCGACCCCGAGCGCCTCAAGCGGATGTACCACGCCTCCGCCTCCACGCTGAACCTCGTCCGTGCCTTCACCACCGGCGGCTACGCCGACCTGCGGCAGGTGCACGCCTGGAACCAGGACTTCGTGAAGTCCTCCCCGTCCGGCCAGCGGTACGAGAAGCTCGCCCGCGAGATCGACAACGCGATGAGCTTCATGCGGGCCTGCGGCGCCGAGCCGGAGGAGTTCCGCACCGTCGAGTTCTACGCCTCCCACGAGGCGCTGCTCCTCGACTACGAGACGGCGCTGACCCGCACCGACTCGCGCACCGGCCACCTCTACGACGTCTCCGGCCACATGGTGTGGATCGGTGAGCGCACCCGGCAGATGGACGGCGCCCACATCGAGTTCGCCTCCAAGGTCCGCAACCCGATCGGCGTCAAGCTCGGCCCGACCACCACCCCGGAGGAGGCGCTGGAGTACATCGAGCGCCTCGATGCGGAGCGCGAGCCCGGGCGGCTCACCTTCATCGTGCGGATGGGCGCGGACAAGATCCGCGACCGCCTGCCCACCCTGGTGGAGAAGGTCACCGCCTCCGGAGCCATGCCGGTGTGGGTCACCGACCCGATGCACGGCAACACCTTCGAGGCGGCCTCCGGCCACAAGACCCGCCGCTTCGACGACGTCCTCGACGAGGTGAAGGGCTTCTTCGAGGTCCACAAGGAACTGGGCACGCACCCCGGCGGCATCCACGTCGAACTCACCGGTGACGACGTCACCGAGTGTGTGGGCGGGGGCGACGAGATCTTCGTCGACGACCTCCACCAGCGGTACGAGACCGCCTGCGACCCCCGGCTCAACCGCAGCCAGTCGCTGGACCTCGCCTTCCTGGTGGCGGAGATGTACCGGGGCCAGTGACGACCTCCGGTCAGGTTTCCGCGGGGCTCGGCTTCGGCCGGGCCCCGCGCCCTTTCCGCCGCACGCGCCCGCCGGGCCGAGAAATGCCCCGCGAGCGCAGGCCGGCCGGAACGCGGGCGGCCGGTGCGGACCGGTCTGTGATCCGTGCCCCACCGGCGTACCCGGGCTGTCCCGCGCGCGACGCGATGAGTAAGGTTAGGTTAGCCTCACCGAAGAACCGGTCCGATCGGTCGGTGCGGGCCGTCCGACCGCCGCACTCCCGGGGAGGTGAACCGCGTGTACGTCTGCTCCTGCTTCGGCATCACCGAGGAGGAGGTCCGGGCACGTGCGGCCGCGGGCGCCGGAACACCGCGCAGCATCGCTTCCGCCTGCAAGGCCGGCACCGACTGCGGCTCCTGCGTCCGCCGCATCCAGGCCCTGCTGGGCCGGGGCGCCGCGCCGCGACGGCACGCCGCGGGCTGCTCGGCCGTGACCCCGGCCGCCGCCGGGGGCGCCGCGCCGCTCGACGAGGCCGCCTGAACCGGCTTCCGCCGGAGACCGGGGCGGCTCAGCTGTCCGGCTGCTCGATCTGCTGCGTGAGGTACAGCGCCTCACCCATCTTCTCGATGAGCGCCAACTGCGCCTCCAGGTAGTCGATGTGGTGCTCCTCGTCCTCCAGGATCTCCTCGAAGAGCCGCC
This window encodes:
- a CDS encoding (2Fe-2S)-binding protein, producing the protein MNRVYVCSCFGITEEEVRARAAAGAGTPRSIASACKAGTDCGSCVRRIQALLGRGAAPRRHAAGCSAVTPAAAGGAAPLDEAA
- a CDS encoding response regulator: MTTEERPPGGGAGEPVRVMVVDDHPMWRDAVARDLAEAGFAVVATAGDGPQAVRRARATRPDVLVLDLNLPGLPGARVCQEVAGEDGPRVLVLSASGEHADVLEAVKAGATGYLVKSAGTEELIDAVHRTARGDAVFTPGLAGLVLGEYRRLAAGPEPTRGKPDAPRLTARETEVLRLVAKGLSYKQIAERLVISHRTVQNHVQNTLGKLQLHNRVELVRYAIEAGLDDEGDGEGRPGTGR
- a CDS encoding alpha/beta hydrolase; this translates as MPVLPGAEPYRHDGGATGVLLCHGFTGTPQSMRPWAEDLAARGHTVSLPLLPGHGTRWEDLQPTGWQDWYAEVDRALGELLARCEHVHVAGLSMGGALALRLAARHGDAVRGVVVVNPANKVHGLSAYALPAARHLVRTTKGLVSDIALEGAEEVGYHRVPLHAAHSLRNFFRLVDAELPQVTQPLLLLRSPRDHVVPPADSARVLGRVSSTDVTEVLLENSFHVATLDHDAPRVFEESAAFIARTGAGGADSRPEGEAVSG
- a CDS encoding lysophospholipid acyltransferase family protein codes for the protein MKVVIGGPLKVAFRPWVEGIENIPADGPAILASNHLSFSDSFFLPTMLDRKVTFIAKAEYFTTPGVKGRMTAAFFKGVGQLPVDRSGGRGAGEAAIRSGIEVLERGELFGIYPEGTRSPDGRLYRGKPGGLARVALATGAPVIPVAMIDTEKIQPPGQVRPKLLRPGIRIGEPLDFRRYEGMDHDRFVLRAVTDEVMYEIMKLSGQEYVDVYATVAKRQLAEDAKKRAEEEKAIAKAEKAAAKAGAAREQDDAGRAA
- a CDS encoding anthranilate synthase family protein; translation: MAPTSPAAPPPPAEPYDLARLTAPGAGPFALLRRSAPGLDGRTVEVLTGPVREVERLADLPVDGRPALALVPFRQIRERDFDVRDDGTGLVVLHADAVHRMPVDEALAALPAHRVEVADGGFDLDDEGYEEVVRRVVTDEIGRGEGANFVISRTWQGRIEGFSRADALALFRRLLAQERGAYWTYVVHTGERTLVGASPEAHVRMSGGARDGVASGTGGTVVMNPISGTYRYPAGGPTAEGVLEFLADAKERDELSMVVDEEMKMMCAVGDLGGVVVGPRLKEMAHLAHTEYELRGRSTLDVREVLRQTMFAATVTGSPVQNACRVIERYEPAGRGYYAGALALLFTDEAGAQCLDSPILIRTADIDPAGVVRVRVGATLVRGSDPAGEVAETHAKAAGVLAALGVRPGRPAGGAAPVRFADDIRVRAALDARRERLSPFWLRMREPAAAVAGDALVVDAEDTFTSMLAHVLRAAGHRVAVRRFDEPGLRAAVAAHRGTVVLGPGPGDPSDPADPRMRLLREVTREVLDGRHGGRGVLGVCLGHELIAAELGLPLVRKRVPHQGAQVRIDLFGRPETVGFYNSYVASCDDEAAAELAAHGVEVSRDAAGEVHALRGPGFASVQFHPESVLSLRGPALVAELLAGVPAEVG
- a CDS encoding trp operon leader peptide, translated to MIAQQTRNWWWTAHPAAH
- a CDS encoding 2-hydroxyacid dehydrogenase; this encodes MEILAFGVQDDERPLIERAFAGEHEVRCVDVFLNGDTAAIARGYEAVSTSVNADLGGPVLQTLAAGGTQFVAQRSTGFNNIDLDVAERLALTVARVSSYSPYSVAEFAWTLAMAVNRRVVRAANRTRDFDFRLEGLMGRDLRGRTVGVIGTGRIGEAFTRIAHGFGMNLLGWDLAENPVCAGLGMRYVEREELFREADVVSLHVPLLPSTEHLVDARALGLMKDDAILVNSSRGGLVDTRALVDVLRAGRLLGVGLDVYEAEAGLFFYDKSLDVVTDDVLARLMTFPNVVVTSHQAYYTEDAVTEIVDTTVRNVRDYVAGRHSENVLVPARPPR
- the macS gene encoding MacS family sensor histidine kinase encodes the protein MRREAAAMSMSVEQPLWRALTAYRALTAVYAVAIAVVARDSYERPQVAFGYLAVLLVWTLATLPRFTGAARCTRPFLAVDVGLALAGILLTPLADGAGRHAADGPTLPSIWTAGAVLACALKGGWRWAAAASALVGAANLAQRGEASPNTLHNVLLVWVAAIAIGYVVEVARASERTLARALEIQAATRERERLARDIHDGVLQVLAMVQRRGTAVGGEAAELGRLAGEQEAALRRLITQGPVPEPRPAEPSGSAAPRDDERPQDLMALLGRYADARVTLSGPGTPVELAPHAARETAAAVGAALDNVRTHAGPGARAWVLVEDEPDRVLVSVRDEGPGIAEGRLTEAAEEGRLGVAQSIRGRLRDLGGTAELVSVPGQGTEVELTVPKQDEDGREAATGRRDPAQAGEGTQ
- a CDS encoding class II 3-deoxy-7-phosphoheptulonate synthase, giving the protein MTSTVENSAAHVPSWRSLPAAQQPEYPDQEALARVVTELESFPPLVFAGECDQLRARLGSVARGEAFLLQGGDCAESFEGVGADDIRAKVKTLLQMGAVLTYAASVPVVKVGRIAGQYSKPRSKPTETRDGVTLPTYRGDSVNGFDFTEEARVPDPERLKRMYHASASTLNLVRAFTTGGYADLRQVHAWNQDFVKSSPSGQRYEKLAREIDNAMSFMRACGAEPEEFRTVEFYASHEALLLDYETALTRTDSRTGHLYDVSGHMVWIGERTRQMDGAHIEFASKVRNPIGVKLGPTTTPEEALEYIERLDAEREPGRLTFIVRMGADKIRDRLPTLVEKVTASGAMPVWVTDPMHGNTFEAASGHKTRRFDDVLDEVKGFFEVHKELGTHPGGIHVELTGDDVTECVGGGDEIFVDDLHQRYETACDPRLNRSQSLDLAFLVAEMYRGQ